Part of the Hymenobacter monticola genome is shown below.
CGCGCTGGTGCAGGTGCGCTACGATTTCGTATTTTGGTGGCCCCACGCCAGCGCCCTTGTGGTCAAATACCAGTAAACCCGGCGCGTCCGCCGCAACCCTGGGGGCGTTTCCTTGTGCCTCTGCTTGGGGTCAAAGCTAATGCCCGCCCGCTCGTATCTTTATCAGCGGCGAGCACCGGCTGATTTACCGCTTCGAAGCCACTCGGATGCACGTGCTGCAATGCCGCTTCCACTACGCGGACAACTAGCCGGCCCGTCGCTGGAAGTCTTCTTACCACGTCACCTGTGACCCCATGACCATTCGCGGTTGCCTTCGCATCATCTGGTTGGGCGCGGCAGCGGCCTGCACGGCGGACCCGCCGCCGCATCAGCCGCCCGCCGCCCCATCGCCCGCCAGCGTGCGTGCCCAGCCCGCTGAGTTCACCGCCGCTGTCGAGCCCAACGCCGACGGCAGCTACGGCTACGTGGTAAAAGCCAACGGCCGTCCCTTGATTCTGCAGCCCCACGTGCCCGGTCGCCCCGGTACGCGGGGATTTGCCACGGCTGCGCAGGCGCAGCAGGTAGCTCAACTGGTAGAAAGCAAACTGCGTCGCGGACAAATGCCGCCCAGCGTCACAGCGGCTGAGTTAGATAGCCTGGGCCTTTAATCTTTCCTCTCGTAATCCCTTCAACCCTCTTTCTATGCCCCTTCTCTACTCGTTACGCCGTCCCATTCGGCTTTTCATCCCTTTACTCACGGGCTTGTTCTTCGCTACCGCCGTGTATGCGCAAAACACGTGGGTCGCCAAAGCTCCCTACGGCGGCGGCAGTCGCAAACTAGCCACTGCCTTTACCATTGGCAGCAGGGTCTATGTTGGCACCGGGGTGCTGGGCACCTCTTATTTCCGCGATTTCTGGGAGTATAATCCCCAAACGGATACGTGGACGCAAAAGGCCTTGTACGCCGGCGCACACCGCGTCAGCGCTACGGGCTTCAGCATTGGCGGCGTAGGCTTTCTGGGCTTGGGACAACTAACCAACGGCAGTTCCAGTGCGGTGCTTTACGCGTACGACGTGGCTTCCAATGCCTGGGTCCGCTTCTCGGATTTCCCGCTCGCCTCGGGCCGGTACGAAGCGGCGACGTTTGTGGCCAACAACCGGGCTTACGTTACCTGCGGGACCGACGGGTCGTTCAACTACCGCGACTGCTGGGAATTCAACCCCTTGACCGATACGTGGACCCAGAAAGCAAATTTCGGGGGCAGTGCCCGGGCGTACCCGTCGGCGTTTAGCATCGGGGGCGAAGGGTACGTGGGGCTCGGGGCCAGCTCCGGGCGCTTTTTCGACCTGTGGCGCTTCACGCCGGCCACCAACGTGTGGACGCGGCGGGCCGACTTTC
Proteins encoded:
- a CDS encoding DUF4907 domain-containing protein, producing the protein MTIRGCLRIIWLGAAAACTADPPPHQPPAAPSPASVRAQPAEFTAAVEPNADGSYGYVVKANGRPLILQPHVPGRPGTRGFATAAQAQQVAQLVESKLRRGQMPPSVTAAELDSLGL
- a CDS encoding Kelch repeat-containing protein, coding for MPLLYSLRRPIRLFIPLLTGLFFATAVYAQNTWVAKAPYGGGSRKLATAFTIGSRVYVGTGVLGTSYFRDFWEYNPQTDTWTQKALYAGAHRVSATGFSIGGVGFLGLGQLTNGSSSAVLYAYDVASNAWVRFSDFPLASGRYEAATFVANNRAYVTCGTDGSFNYRDCWEFNPLTDTWTQKANFGGSARAYPSAFSIGGEGYVGLGASSGRFFDLWRFTPATNVWTRRADFPGGGRSGAVGFALGTVGYFGTGFNGSAVFRDLWEYNPATDAWTQRAPFGGVASNGGVAAVVGSRAYVGLGSDANNVALSSWFEYTPLVTSTRTGLTLAGLRVYPNPAADELRWELPAGAQLQQVTLYNALGQAVVQQSGPLSVLDVRQVARGTYTLLVVTSTGSGSQRVVLR